The Primulina tabacum isolate GXHZ01 chromosome 7, ASM2559414v2, whole genome shotgun sequence genome includes a window with the following:
- the LOC142550515 gene encoding uncharacterized protein LOC142550515 encodes MSTRNPLSIILDQNKLTGPKYHDWFRNLKIVLNSERIAYVLDKKPLKEAAPDISRTELAKLEKWWYHDLQAKSYMLASMSNELQRRFEEAVNAADIHLHLKELYAV; translated from the coding sequence ATGTCTACTCGTAACCCGCTTTCAATCATTCTCGATCAAAACAAATTGACTGGCCCTAAATATCACGACTGGTTTCGAAATTTAAAGATTGTTCTGAACTCCGAAAGGATTGCGTATGTGCTTGATAAGAAGCCATTAAAGGAGGCGGCTCCTGATATCAGTAGGACTGAGTTAGCTAAGCTTGAGAAATGGTGGtaccatgatcttcaagctaagaGCTACATGTTGGCTTCTATGTCGAATGAACTTCAGAGGAGGTTCGAGGAGGcggtgaatgctgctgacattcacctTCATCTGAAAGAATTGTATGCTGTATAA